In Nitrosophilus labii, the following proteins share a genomic window:
- a CDS encoding acetate--CoA ligase family protein, whose product MKEYEVYEFLKSYGIKTPQYKIFDIDKKLFFNKFPAVLKILSKKVVHKSDVGGIRVGIDSNEELQQARNEMVLSLQKNGIFLDSEDKFIVQETVRGEEFYIGGVYDDIFEEVLLFGKGGTLIEIEKDVCYIDTASEESEILKSFNTTKISKIFPNFRGKEYKIEYVLEVIKKFQKLFLKEDITEFDINPLIYTDNGFIAVDARMRFGKPDKKRKKVRKYDIFQNKKIAIFGATDKKEKVGYAIAKNSLKSSCDIYFVNPRLKSLFDKKVYTSVEELPNIDTAIIAIPSHLVLELVMKLAKKRVQNIIIISAGFKESGNKELEEKIKKVADDFGLNVIGPNCLGIYDASKNLNLTFATDNILAGDIALISQSGAVLSALLDKAYSHSIGFSHILSLGNMVDFDFTDAVRNLQNKNECKFINIYAEGLQDGKEFLKAIRESKKTVFIYKTGKSAEAKRAAFSHTGNISGDYEMLKSLCYAAGAVIKDDIEELVFSPKFQNFDEVLIITNAGGPGTILTDIVTQSGKKLYNLKKHEIEMLNKVLPDTWSKNNPVDIIGDATSDRYQKTLEILYNEKLLIFVVVTPQYMTDSLNIAKIVAGYKNIVPVFFGEENFKDVFEYFKKDGILYFNDLENIKNIL is encoded by the coding sequence ATGAAAGAGTATGAAGTTTACGAGTTTTTGAAAAGTTACGGTATAAAGACTCCGCAATACAAAATATTCGATATCGATAAAAAACTCTTTTTCAACAAATTTCCGGCTGTTTTGAAAATATTATCAAAAAAGGTAGTACATAAAAGTGACGTGGGTGGTATAAGAGTCGGCATTGATAGTAATGAAGAGTTGCAACAAGCTAGAAATGAGATGGTTTTATCTCTTCAAAAAAACGGTATTTTTCTAGATTCGGAAGATAAATTTATTGTCCAAGAAACAGTACGGGGTGAAGAGTTTTATATAGGAGGCGTATATGATGATATATTTGAAGAGGTTTTGCTTTTTGGAAAAGGTGGAACACTTATAGAGATAGAAAAAGATGTTTGCTATATAGATACCGCATCTGAAGAAAGCGAGATCTTAAAAAGCTTTAATACTACAAAAATCTCTAAAATTTTTCCAAATTTCAGAGGCAAAGAGTATAAAATCGAATATGTTTTAGAGGTTATTAAGAAGTTTCAAAAACTGTTTTTAAAAGAAGATATAACCGAATTTGATATAAATCCATTGATATATACCGATAACGGTTTTATAGCTGTAGATGCTAGGATGAGATTTGGTAAACCTGACAAAAAAAGGAAAAAAGTTCGAAAATATGATATTTTTCAAAACAAAAAGATTGCAATTTTTGGAGCAACTGACAAAAAAGAGAAAGTTGGCTACGCAATTGCCAAAAACTCTCTAAAAAGTAGTTGCGATATATACTTTGTAAATCCAAGATTAAAATCTCTTTTTGACAAAAAAGTTTACACAAGTGTGGAAGAACTCCCAAATATTGATACTGCAATCATAGCGATACCTTCGCATTTGGTACTTGAACTTGTCATGAAACTTGCAAAAAAAAGGGTTCAAAATATTATAATTATCTCTGCGGGTTTTAAAGAGAGCGGGAATAAAGAGTTAGAAGAGAAGATAAAAAAAGTCGCCGATGATTTCGGACTAAACGTTATAGGCCCAAACTGCTTGGGTATTTACGACGCCTCCAAAAATCTAAATCTTACTTTCGCAACGGACAATATTTTAGCCGGGGATATTGCTCTTATCTCTCAATCGGGAGCCGTTTTAAGCGCACTGTTAGATAAAGCATATTCACACTCTATCGGTTTTTCTCATATACTCTCTTTAGGAAATATGGTTGACTTTGATTTTACGGATGCCGTAAGAAATCTTCAAAACAAAAATGAGTGTAAGTTTATCAATATTTATGCGGAAGGTCTTCAAGATGGCAAAGAGTTTTTAAAAGCTATAAGAGAGAGTAAAAAAACCGTTTTTATCTACAAAACCGGAAAATCAGCTGAGGCGAAAAGAGCGGCTTTCAGCCATACGGGTAATATAAGTGGCGATTATGAGATGTTAAAGAGTCTTTGCTATGCGGCAGGTGCTGTTATAAAAGATGACATCGAAGAACTTGTCTTTTCACCTAAATTTCAAAATTTTGATGAGGTACTCATCATCACTAATGCTGGAGGTCCTGGAACTATTTTAACCGATATTGTCACTCAAAGTGGAAAGAAACTTTATAACTTAAAAAAACATGAGATAGAAATGCTAAACAAAGTATTGCCAGATACCTGGTCAAAAAACAATCCGGTAGATATTATCGGCGATGCAACTTCTGATAGATATCAAAAAACATTAGAGATACTTTACAATGAAAAGCTTTTAATATTTGTAGTCGTTACCCCTCAGTATATGACAGATTCGTTAAATATAGCCAAAATTGTAGCTGGTTATAAAAACATCGTTCCCGTATTTTTCGGTGAAGAAAACTTTAAAGATGTTTTTGAGTATTTTAAAAAAGATGGAATTCTCTATTTTAACGATTTGGAAAATATCAAAAACATACTTTAA
- a CDS encoding 2,3-bisphosphoglycerate-dependent phosphoglycerate mutase, with amino-acid sequence MKLILLRHGQSQWNAKNLFTGWIDVDLSEKGKNEAKRAGELLKEASLFPNICYTSYLKRAIHTAQIALNLLNWEHIDIIKSWKLNERHYGNWQGKNKDEVKAEYGEELFMAVRRGYDTPPPPIEPTDEDYEKRLPVDKKYENIGYHPKSESLKDTRERVVEYFFEEIVPSLLVYDSVMIAAHGNSLRALIMFLEKIEPQEVSKIEIPTGVPIVYELDSELKIKDKKVYID; translated from the coding sequence ATGAAACTAATACTTCTAAGACACGGACAAAGCCAGTGGAACGCTAAAAATCTTTTTACTGGTTGGATTGACGTAGATTTAAGTGAAAAGGGGAAAAATGAGGCAAAAAGAGCCGGCGAGCTTCTAAAAGAGGCATCTCTTTTTCCCAATATATGTTATACATCATATCTCAAAAGAGCTATTCATACCGCACAGATTGCTTTAAATTTACTTAATTGGGAACATATAGACATTATTAAAAGTTGGAAGCTAAACGAAAGACATTACGGAAACTGGCAAGGAAAAAATAAAGATGAAGTAAAAGCAGAATATGGAGAAGAGCTTTTTATGGCCGTTAGGAGAGGTTATGATACTCCACCACCTCCAATAGAGCCAACCGATGAAGATTATGAAAAAAGACTTCCGGTAGATAAAAAGTATGAAAATATAGGTTATCATCCAAAAAGCGAATCGTTAAAAGATACTAGAGAAAGAGTTGTAGAGTACTTTTTTGAAGAGATTGTTCCGTCGTTGTTGGTTTATGATAGCGTAATGATAGCCGCTCACGGAAACTCACTAAGAGCTTTGATAATGTTTTTGGAAAAAATAGAACCGCAAGAAGTATCAAAAATAGAGATTCCAACGGGAGTTCCTATTGTTTACGAACTGGATAGTGAATTGAAAATTAAAGATAAAAAGGTTTATATAGATTAA
- a CDS encoding TIGR00730 family Rossman fold protein, which produces MRKKIENIKFPWQTPKPSEEDPKSLELVNKIMNSPSYKLSIEDIEFLKSDDTRGLRLQLDYLKPELAMKKYGIKHTIVVFGSARIKESKTALKELEKIKRLLDKNPDSKSLLKRLRIIEKMVEKSIYYEEAREFGRLVGKAGKGPKDNTVTLMTGGGPGIMEAANRGAYDVGAISIGLNIQLPHEQFPNPYITPDLCFQFHYFAIRKLHFLHRACALVVFPGGYGTLDELFETLTLIQTGKNRSIPVVLIGKEYWSKLIDFKVLVEEGTIDPEELKIFTFKENAKDAWEHIIGWYKKRGISLFDKKE; this is translated from the coding sequence ATGAGAAAAAAAATAGAAAATATTAAATTTCCTTGGCAAACACCTAAGCCTTCTGAAGAAGACCCAAAATCTTTAGAACTTGTTAACAAGATTATGAATAGTCCTTCTTATAAACTTTCGATTGAAGATATAGAATTTTTAAAATCGGACGATACTAGAGGCTTGAGACTACAACTAGACTATCTAAAGCCTGAATTAGCTATGAAAAAGTATGGTATAAAGCATACTATAGTGGTTTTTGGAAGTGCGAGAATAAAAGAGTCTAAAACAGCATTAAAAGAGCTTGAGAAAATAAAAAGACTCTTAGATAAAAATCCTGATTCAAAAAGTTTGTTAAAACGGCTGAGAATTATCGAAAAAATGGTTGAAAAAAGTATCTATTATGAAGAGGCTAGAGAATTTGGAAGACTAGTTGGAAAAGCTGGGAAAGGACCTAAAGACAATACCGTTACTTTAATGACCGGAGGAGGTCCGGGAATTATGGAAGCCGCCAATAGAGGAGCTTATGACGTAGGTGCAATAAGTATAGGACTAAATATTCAACTACCACATGAGCAGTTTCCAAATCCTTACATAACTCCGGATCTATGTTTTCAATTTCACTACTTTGCTATTAGAAAACTTCACTTTTTACATAGAGCCTGTGCTTTGGTTGTTTTTCCGGGAGGCTATGGAACTTTAGATGAACTTTTTGAAACGCTTACTCTGATACAAACGGGAAAAAACAGGTCTATACCCGTAGTTCTTATAGGAAAAGAGTACTGGAGCAAACTAATAGACTTTAAAGTATTGGTTGAAGAAGGTACGATAGATCCTGAAGAACTTAAGATTTTCACTTTTAAAGAGAATGCAAAAGATGCTTGGGAGCATATTATAGGGTGGTATAAAAAAAGAGGTATTTCACTATTTGATAAAAAGGAATAG
- the gap gene encoding type I glyceraldehyde-3-phosphate dehydrogenase, translating into MKKVAINGLGRIGKMVLWHYVTNKPENVEIVIANGGSGTPEDLAYMLEFDSVHGRFPAAVEYDDNSLTVGGQKIEIVDERDPSKLPWKEKGIDIVLECTGKFTKGADAAKHIEAGAKKVLISAPGKEVDLTVVMGVNHDWYKPEEHHIISNASCTTNSLAPAMKVLEEIFGVEYASVTTVHAYTSSQVTIDRKKPGKHRRGRAAAVNIIPTTTGAATATTKVIPSLEGKMNAMALRVPVPDGAITEIVANLKKEVSAQEVNKAFEEAMQGELKDILEITYKEVVSTDILGNPHSSIIDGLSTQVIGDKMVKVLAWYDNEFGYAKRLLELASMVASKM; encoded by the coding sequence ATGAAAAAAGTAGCGATAAACGGTCTTGGAAGAATAGGAAAGATGGTTCTTTGGCACTATGTAACAAACAAGCCTGAAAACGTTGAGATAGTTATAGCAAACGGAGGAAGCGGAACTCCTGAAGATTTGGCGTATATGCTTGAGTTTGACTCAGTTCACGGTAGATTTCCGGCAGCCGTTGAGTATGATGACAACTCTTTAACAGTTGGCGGACAAAAAATCGAAATAGTTGACGAAAGAGACCCATCTAAGCTTCCTTGGAAAGAAAAAGGTATAGATATAGTTCTTGAGTGTACAGGAAAATTTACTAAAGGGGCAGATGCTGCAAAACATATAGAAGCTGGTGCTAAAAAAGTTCTTATTTCAGCTCCCGGAAAAGAAGTAGATTTAACCGTAGTAATGGGAGTAAATCATGACTGGTATAAACCAGAGGAACACCATATAATCTCAAATGCAAGTTGTACAACAAACTCTTTGGCTCCAGCTATGAAAGTTTTGGAAGAGATATTTGGCGTGGAGTATGCTTCAGTTACGACAGTTCACGCTTATACCTCCAGCCAGGTAACGATCGATAGGAAAAAACCCGGAAAACATAGACGAGGTCGTGCCGCGGCGGTAAATATCATCCCAACAACAACAGGAGCTGCAACTGCAACAACAAAAGTTATTCCTTCCTTGGAAGGTAAAATGAACGCTATGGCTTTAAGAGTCCCAGTTCCAGACGGAGCAATAACTGAAATAGTCGCAAATCTAAAAAAAGAGGTTAGCGCTCAAGAGGTAAACAAAGCCTTTGAAGAGGCAATGCAAGGAGAGCTTAAAGATATTTTAGAAATAACCTATAAAGAGGTAGTTTCTACTGACATACTTGGAAATCCACACTCTTCAATCATTGATGGATTATCTACTCAGGTAATCGGCGATAAAATGGTGAAAGTTCTTGCTTGGTATGATAACGAGTTTGGGTATGCAAAAAGACTTCTTGAGCTAGCAAGTATGGTAGCTTCAAAGATGTGA
- a CDS encoding malate dehydrogenase — translation MHIGIIGAGNVGVGVADALTYLGIGKKITLYNRHIEKALGEIWDLSDATPLLRGTMEFVATDDYNDLSNCEIIVITAGIKQKKGQNRLELLGENYKIVKNIIENLDRVNLEAKIIIVTNPVDILTKIAIKISKRDKNYIFGSGTVLDSIRFREAIGEKIKVNRRNIYAYIIGEHGDSEFPLWSACRIGPVELDSFDIENLEEFKKEISDKVRQRAYEIIKKKGFTKQAIVTSVALLVKSIIFNEKGVYTVSVPINDIWMY, via the coding sequence ATGCATATTGGAATCATCGGTGCCGGCAATGTAGGAGTCGGGGTGGCAGACGCTCTTACTTATCTAGGTATAGGTAAAAAAATAACACTTTATAATAGACATATTGAGAAAGCTTTAGGAGAAATTTGGGATTTAAGTGATGCTACTCCTTTGTTAAGAGGAACAATGGAGTTTGTTGCAACCGATGATTATAATGATTTGAGTAATTGCGAAATTATTGTCATTACCGCCGGAATTAAACAAAAAAAAGGACAAAACAGACTTGAACTTCTTGGCGAAAATTATAAAATCGTTAAAAATATAATCGAAAATTTGGATAGAGTAAACCTAGAAGCAAAAATTATAATAGTAACCAATCCGGTAGATATACTTACAAAAATAGCCATAAAAATATCAAAAAGAGATAAAAACTATATTTTTGGAAGTGGAACAGTTCTTGATAGTATAAGATTTAGAGAAGCTATAGGTGAAAAGATAAAGGTAAATAGAAGAAATATATATGCTTATATAATAGGTGAACACGGTGACAGTGAATTTCCATTATGGTCGGCTTGTCGTATTGGTCCCGTAGAACTTGATAGCTTTGATATTGAAAATCTAGAAGAATTCAAAAAAGAGATATCAGATAAAGTTAGACAAAGAGCTTATGAGATCATAAAAAAGAAGGGGTTTACAAAACAAGCTATAGTAACTTCGGTAGCGCTTCTGGTTAAATCGATAATATTTAACGAAAAGGGAGTTTATACGGTTTCTGTGCCGATAAACGATATATGGATGTATTAA
- a CDS encoding MBL fold metallo-hydrolase RNA specificity domain-containing protein, with protein MVTVTSHGAAKTVTGSCHLMEFENGLKVLIDCGMYQGAEEDKNYEPFGFDPRKIDYLLLTHGHLDHVGRIPLLVKQGFKGIIVATSATFDLAKIVLLDSAKLMEEEYKTRFKKAQRKGKEREVKKPLYTIKDVKSVFKQKKIKVKYEKKIEISKNVIAVFKDAGHIIGSAFIEIVYFKHNAKKRVIFSGDLGNRYNNVLPSPAKPKAAQTVFIESTYGDRCHRTYEDSVDEFKNAVIETISNKGNVLIPSFAIERTQQILAIFKEMEIKRELPSNAKVFLDSPMAIKATKIYKRYKHLLSNRYKKFGNPFSFSQLRLVTNIENSKKINDLKWGNIIIAGSGMCNGGRILHHLKHRLWNEKNSVIFVGFQAKGTLGREIVDGAKTVKIFDEDIIVRAKIYTINGFSAHADQKELLEWIEKIDNLKNIFLIHGEENKQTIFKKAIENYTGLNAHIVEPNEKIFI; from the coding sequence ATGGTTACAGTTACTTCCCATGGTGCGGCAAAAACCGTTACCGGCTCATGCCATTTAATGGAGTTTGAAAACGGTTTAAAAGTTTTAATCGATTGTGGTATGTATCAAGGAGCAGAAGAAGATAAAAACTATGAACCTTTCGGCTTTGATCCTAGAAAAATAGATTATCTGCTTTTAACTCACGGACATTTAGATCATGTTGGGCGTATTCCTCTTTTAGTAAAACAGGGTTTTAAAGGTATTATCGTAGCGACCTCGGCGACGTTTGATCTTGCAAAAATAGTTCTTTTAGATAGTGCGAAACTTATGGAAGAGGAGTATAAAACCAGATTCAAAAAAGCGCAAAGAAAAGGCAAAGAAAGAGAGGTTAAAAAACCTTTATATACGATAAAAGATGTAAAATCTGTTTTTAAACAAAAAAAAATAAAAGTAAAATATGAAAAAAAAATAGAAATATCAAAAAATGTCATAGCCGTTTTTAAAGATGCCGGACATATTATAGGTTCCGCTTTTATCGAAATCGTATATTTTAAACATAATGCTAAAAAAAGAGTCATTTTTAGCGGAGACTTAGGCAATAGATATAACAATGTCCTACCCTCGCCCGCAAAACCGAAAGCGGCGCAAACAGTATTTATAGAGTCCACTTATGGAGATAGATGTCATAGAACATATGAAGATAGTGTCGATGAGTTTAAAAATGCTGTAATCGAAACTATATCAAATAAAGGAAACGTTTTAATCCCCTCTTTTGCTATAGAACGTACTCAACAGATTTTAGCTATTTTTAAAGAGATGGAAATAAAAAGAGAACTTCCTAGTAACGCCAAAGTTTTTTTAGATAGTCCTATGGCTATAAAAGCTACTAAAATCTATAAAAGATACAAACACTTACTTTCAAACCGTTACAAAAAGTTTGGTAATCCATTTAGTTTTTCACAATTAAGACTCGTAACAAACATAGAAAATTCAAAAAAGATAAACGATTTAAAATGGGGAAACATCATCATAGCCGGAAGCGGTATGTGTAACGGAGGCAGAATCTTACACCATTTAAAACATAGACTTTGGAATGAAAAAAATAGCGTAATTTTTGTAGGATTTCAAGCAAAAGGTACGCTTGGACGCGAGATTGTTGATGGGGCAAAAACTGTAAAAATATTTGATGAAGATATTATAGTAAGGGCAAAAATATATACTATAAACGGTTTTTCAGCACATGCAGATCAAAAAGAGCTTTTAGAGTGGATAGAAAAGATCGACAACTTAAAAAATATATTTTTAATTCATGGGGAAGAGAATAAGCAAACTATTTTTAAAAAAGCTATTGAAAACTATACTGGATTGAACGCTCATATAGTAGAACCTAACGAAAAAATATTTATATAA
- the ppsA gene encoding phosphoenolpyruvate synthase — protein MSEFIKWFKDLSIEDISEVGGKNASLGEMYNNLTKLGVNIPNGFAVTASAYKYFFTKNGLWKPLKELFKDFEAENIDELKRVGKIARELIMKAKIPDDLKKDILQGYKSLKKEYGEGVSLAVRSSATAEDSPTASFAGQNESYLNIKGEENLLQAYKMCLSSNFTDRSISYKYSHGFDPLKVYLSVVIMKMVRSDMASSGVMFSIDTENGFKDVIFINSAWGLGENIVQGTIEPDSFYVHKPTLKQGYRAVLKRKLGNKEKMMIFSKTLHKAILAEQFTKNIKTPIEKRLKYSLSDEEVLKLADWAVKIEEHYGKIYKQYMPMDMEWAKDGIDGELYIVQARPETVHSQEKASYFEIYRLLEKSNILLTGNAVGEKIGSGKVKILRSMAESEKFKKGDVLVAPTTSPDWEPVMKIASAIITETGGRTCHAAIVSRELGKPAIVGAKNSTKILKENQEVTVSCAEGEIGKVYDGILKFEIEKVDVSKLPKPKTKIMMNLGNPELAFSLAKLPVDGIGLARMEFIISNYIKAHPMAIKHPELLSDTERALLDELSFPFDGDMEEFFIKTLSEGVATIASSVYPKKCIVRMSDFKSNEYANLLGGRHFEPIEENPMLGFRGAARYTHPNYAEGFELECKAMKRAIEVMGFDNIYLMIPFCRRIEEAKRVKEALAKNGLGDVSVYMMCEIPNNVILVDEFLKVFDGISIGTNDLTQLTLGVDRDSEIVSFDYDERDEGVKRMVKMAVEGAKRNNKYSGLCGQAPSDYPEFAAFLVKIGIESISLNPDSVLKTIKDISKLEE, from the coding sequence ATGAGCGAATTTATAAAATGGTTTAAAGATTTAAGCATCGAAGATATCTCAGAAGTTGGTGGGAAAAACGCTAGTTTAGGTGAGATGTACAATAATTTAACAAAGTTAGGAGTAAATATTCCCAACGGATTTGCCGTAACCGCTTCTGCTTACAAATATTTTTTTACGAAGAACGGATTATGGAAACCTTTAAAAGAACTTTTTAAAGATTTTGAAGCGGAAAATATAGACGAATTAAAAAGAGTTGGCAAGATTGCACGAGAGCTTATTATGAAAGCTAAAATTCCGGACGACTTAAAAAAAGATATTTTACAAGGGTATAAAAGTTTAAAAAAAGAGTATGGAGAGGGAGTCAGTTTGGCGGTTAGAAGTTCTGCTACCGCTGAGGACTCCCCTACTGCCTCTTTTGCAGGACAAAACGAGTCATATCTAAATATCAAAGGCGAGGAAAATTTGCTTCAGGCATATAAGATGTGTCTAAGCTCAAACTTTACGGACAGAAGCATTAGTTATAAATATTCTCACGGATTCGATCCCTTAAAAGTATACCTTTCGGTTGTTATAATGAAAATGGTAAGAAGCGATATGGCAAGTAGCGGAGTTATGTTTTCTATCGATACCGAAAATGGATTTAAAGATGTTATATTTATAAATTCGGCTTGGGGTTTGGGTGAAAATATAGTTCAAGGCACTATTGAACCAGATAGTTTTTATGTACATAAACCGACTTTGAAGCAAGGTTATAGAGCAGTTTTAAAAAGAAAGTTGGGAAATAAAGAGAAAATGATGATATTTAGTAAAACGTTACATAAAGCTATTCTTGCTGAACAATTTACAAAAAACATAAAAACGCCAATTGAAAAAAGATTAAAATACTCTTTAAGTGATGAAGAAGTTCTAAAACTTGCGGATTGGGCTGTAAAGATTGAAGAGCATTACGGTAAAATCTATAAACAGTATATGCCTATGGATATGGAGTGGGCAAAAGACGGTATAGACGGGGAACTATATATTGTTCAGGCTAGACCTGAAACCGTACACTCTCAAGAGAAAGCGTCATACTTTGAAATATACAGACTTTTGGAAAAATCAAATATTTTACTTACTGGCAATGCGGTTGGTGAAAAGATAGGTTCCGGTAAAGTGAAAATTTTACGCTCAATGGCGGAGTCGGAAAAATTTAAAAAGGGAGACGTTTTAGTCGCACCTACTACTAGTCCCGACTGGGAACCTGTTATGAAAATAGCAAGCGCCATTATAACAGAAACTGGAGGAAGAACCTGTCATGCGGCTATAGTAAGTAGAGAACTTGGCAAACCTGCGATTGTGGGAGCAAAAAACTCTACTAAGATTTTAAAAGAGAACCAAGAGGTAACGGTTAGTTGTGCCGAAGGAGAGATTGGAAAAGTATATGACGGGATTTTAAAATTTGAAATAGAAAAAGTTGATGTTTCCAAGCTTCCAAAACCTAAAACAAAAATTATGATGAATCTAGGCAATCCGGAGTTGGCTTTTTCTTTAGCAAAACTTCCAGTTGACGGTATAGGGTTGGCTAGAATGGAGTTTATTATAAGCAACTACATAAAAGCGCATCCGATGGCCATTAAACATCCGGAACTTTTAAGCGATACCGAAAGAGCCCTGTTGGACGAACTATCTTTTCCATTTGACGGAGATATGGAAGAGTTTTTTATCAAGACTCTAAGCGAAGGGGTAGCTACTATAGCTTCTTCTGTGTATCCCAAAAAATGTATAGTTAGAATGAGCGATTTTAAAAGTAATGAATACGCAAATCTTTTAGGAGGTAGACATTTTGAACCAATAGAAGAGAATCCTATGTTAGGATTTAGAGGTGCCGCTAGATATACGCATCCAAACTATGCGGAAGGTTTTGAACTAGAGTGTAAAGCCATGAAAAGAGCAATCGAAGTAATGGGATTTGACAATATCTATCTTATGATTCCATTTTGTAGAAGAATTGAAGAGGCAAAAAGAGTAAAAGAGGCTTTGGCAAAAAATGGTTTAGGGGATGTAAGTGTATATATGATGTGTGAAATTCCAAATAATGTAATATTAGTTGATGAGTTTTTGAAAGTTTTTGACGGTATAAGTATTGGTACCAACGATTTGACTCAACTTACTTTAGGAGTCGATAGAGACAGTGAAATAGTATCATTTGATTATGATGAAAGAGATGAAGGGGTTAAAAGGATGGTAAAAATGGCGGTAGAGGGCGCCAAAAGAAATAACAAATATTCCGGACTTTGTGGTCAAGCTCCAAGCGACTATCCGGAGTTTGCCGCTTTTTTAGTTAAAATTGGAATAGAAAGTATAAGTTTAAATCCCGATAGCGTACTAAAAACTATTAAAGATATCTCAAAATTGGAGGAGTAA